Proteins encoded by one window of Mustela erminea isolate mMusErm1 chromosome 7, mMusErm1.Pri, whole genome shotgun sequence:
- the OXER1 gene encoding oxoeicosanoid receptor 1 produces the protein MESHNLSSSSPLLSLPPSALPGSLPTSLTPTLSSSPWAFTTDSGAAGEASGSCFPASSLTVSAFLAPILGIEFVLGLAGNSLALFIFCFRTRPWMSNTVLLVSLVVADFLLIVNLPFRVDYYFLHERWRFGATVCKLNLFMLSTNRSASVVFLTAIALHRYLKVVRPHHALSRASVRVVTWVAGGIWASILLLNGHLLLAAYPDGSCLSYKLGVKPSALLRWHQALFVLEFFLPLALIVFAIVSIGLKIQRRGLGGQAGPRRAVRVLAVVVTVYTVCFLPSIVFGMASLVAFRLGACPALDLCTQLFHGSLAFTYLNSALDPVLYCFSSPSFLRQVRALLGLTEGRQGSASDESSYQPSARRREATRKMQAVEKL, from the coding sequence ATGGAATCTCATAACCTgagctcttcctctcccctcctttctctccctccctcggctctccctggctccctccccacctccctcactcccaccctctcctcctctccttgggCCTTCACCACAGATTCAGGCGCTGCAGGAGAGGCCTCAGgttcctgcttccctgcctcctccctgaccGTGTCCGCCTTCCTGGCACCGATCCTGGGTATAGAGTTTGTCCTGGGGCTGGCAGGGAACAGCTTGGCGCTCTTCATCTTCTGCTTCCGCACGCGGCCCTGGATGTCGAACACAGTGCTCCTGGTCAGCCTGGTGGTGGCCGACTTTCTCCTGATCGTCAACCTGCCCTTTCGTGTGGATTACTACTTCCTGCACGAGCGCTGGCGTTTCGGGGCCACCGTCTGCAAGCTCAACCTCTTCATGCTGTCCACCAACCGCTCAGCCAGCGTGGTCTTCCTCACGGCCATCGCCCTCCACCGCTACCTGAAGGTGGTGCGGCCCCACCACGCGCTGAGCCGGGCCTCCGTGAGGGTGGTCACCTGGGTGGCCGGGGGGATCTGGGCCAGCATCCTGCTCCTCAACGGACACCTGCTCCTGGCCGCCTATCCCGACGGCTCCTGCCTCAGCTACAAGCTGGGGGTCAAGCCCTCGGCTTTGCTCCGCTGGCACCAGGCCCTGTTCGTGCTGGAGTTCTTCCTACCACTGGCACTCATCGTATTTGCCATCGTGAGCATTGGGCTCAAGATCCAACGTCGTGGCCTTGGGGGGCAGGCGGGCCCGCGGAGAGCTGTGCGCGTGCTGGCCGTGGTGGTGACTGTCTACACAGTCTGCTTCTTGCCCAGTATTGTCTTCGGCATGGCTTCCTTAGTGGCCTTCCGCCTGGGTGCCTGCCCCGCCCTTGACCTCTGCACGCAGCTCTTCCATGGCTCCCTGGCCTTCACCTACCTCAACAGTGCCCTAGACCCTGTGCTCTACTGCTTCTCGAGCCCTAGCTTCCTCCGCCAGGTCCGGGCCCTGCTGGGCCTCACCGAGGGCCGGCAGGGCTCAGCCAGTGACGAGAGTTCCTACCAGCCATCTGCCCGGCGCCGGGAGGCCACTCGGAAGATGCAGGCTGTGGAGAAACTGTAG